The DNA region CGGATGTGCAGCCGGTCAGGATCGGCGTGCTTACCGATATGTCGGGGATGTACCGCGACATCATGGGGCCGGGCTCGGTGCTCGCTGCCAGGATGGCGGTCGAGGATTTCGGCGGCAAGGTGCTGGATCGTCCGATCGAGGTGATCTCCGGCGATCACCAGGCGAAAGCCGATGTCGGGGCGGCGATCGCCCGCAACTGGTTCGACAATGGCGGTGCCGACGTTGTCGTCGACGTCGCGCAATCCGCCGTGGCGCTCGCCGTTCAGGAGCTGGCGCGGACGCGCAACAAGATCGTCATCCACGGCGTGACCGGCAGTCCCGCAATCACCCAGCAGGCCTGCGCGGTGACCGCATTCTCGTGGTCGCTCAACGCCTACGCGATTTCGGCGCCGCTGCCGAAGCCGCTGATCGAGCGCGGGCTCGATACGTTCTTCTTTCTCTCGGCGGACTATTCCTTCGGCAAGGCGATGGAGGACGCTGCGGCGGGTGCGATCAAGGCGGCCGGAGGCAAGGTGCTGGGCTCGGTGCGCTTCCCGCAGAACAATCCCGACTTCAGCTCGTTCCTGCTGCAGGCGGTGGCGTCAAAGGCCAAGGTGATCTGGCTGATCTCGGCGGCGGAGGACACCACCAACGCCCTGAAGCAGGC from Bradyrhizobium sp. B124 includes:
- a CDS encoding ABC transporter substrate-binding protein; translated protein: MAKKRTPTAAAIALLVGGAMLTPVRAADVQPVRIGVLTDMSGMYRDIMGPGSVLAARMAVEDFGGKVLDRPIEVISGDHQAKADVGAAIARNWFDNGGADVVVDVAQSAVALAVQELARTRNKIVIHGVTGSPAITQQACAVTAFSWSLNAYAISAPLPKPLIERGLDTFFFLSADYSFGKAMEDAAAGAIKAAGGKVLGSVRFPQNNPDFSSFLLQAVASKAKVIWLISAAEDTTNALKQAKEFGLAEGGQHIVVPLTYITNVHALGIANVQGLTFATPFYWDRTDKTRAWSERFFRQHHAMPTMDQAAVYSGTLHYLQAVAAARTLDGLKVADEIRKLPVNDMYVENGFVRADGWLMHPFYMASIKAPGEVKKPWDYYTIEKVIPASEAAQPLSESQCPLVAQSQ